The Paenibacillus sp. FSL W8-0426 region CATCTAATATAATATTCGGAACAAAGAGGGCCAATAATTACCCCAAAATTAAATTTATCATTGAAAGCGAGAAGACTCCCTCCTCAAAAGCGTCAGTTTTGGTGGGGGATGAATCGCCATTTTTTTCTATTCGAAACCGAACATATGTGCTATAACAACTGCAAGGAACGGAGGTGTATGGCATGCTCTTCCATAAAGCATACAAGTATCGGATCTACCCCAATCGTACACAGCAGCAGCTAATCCATCAGATGTTTGGATGTTGTCGTTTTGTGTTCAACTATTTTCTGGGACAATGGAAGGATACGTTTGCCGCCACGGGTAAGGGCTTGTCGTACCATGCTTGTGCCACGCAGCTTCCAGATCTAAAGCAAGAACATCCTTGGATGAAAACAACGGATAGTATTGCCCTACAATCGGCTGTTCGGCATGTAGCCGATAGCTTTGATCGTTTTTTCAAGAAGCAGACGCAGGCTCCGCGTTTCAAAACCCGTAAACATCCGGTGCAAAGCTACACCACCCGATATACGAATGGAAATATCGCTGTGAATGGGAGGAAGCTGAAGCTACCCAAGCTGGGGTGGCTGCGGTTTGCAAACTCTCGTCCCTGTGAAGGACGCATTCTTTCGGCGACGGTACGGCGAAATGCCGCAGGTAAGTATTTTGTTTCGCTCGTCTGTGAAGTCGAGATGGAGCCCTTACCGCATAACGATAAGTCGGTAGGGATCGATCTGGGACTTAAAACGTGTGCGGTATCCTCCGAGGGGATGCGGGATACTCATCCGAAAGCCTGGAGCCGGTATGAAAAGAAGTTGGCAAGCTGGCAGCGGAGGCTGGCCCGGCGTACGAAAGACGGATTCAATTGGCAAAAAGCCAAACGGAAGATCGCCCTGATCCACGAGAGAATGGTGAATATCCGCCATGACTTTTTGCACAAGCTGTCCACCAAGCTGATTCGTGAAAACCAAACGATCAGTACCCTCGGACTTAAAGGTGTCTAACATGCTCAAGAATCACAAGCTGGCCAAATCGATTGCCGATGCGTCCTGGAGTGAGTTTAGAAGGCAGCTCACGTATAAAGCGGAATGGTATGGGCGCACCCTCAAGATTGCGAATACGTTTGCTCCGACAAGTCAAACCTGCCATGTATGCGGAGCGCTGCACCGAGAAGTGAAAGATCTTTCGGTACGGCAATGGGTGTGTCCCTCCTGCGAGACCCTCCATGATCGGGATGTCAATGCAGCCCGAAACATTAAGGATGTTGCCATATCGATCGTCATAGCGGCCGAGAACTGTGGGGACCACAGGGATCGCTTGGTCCACTTCGAACCAAGAGGTTCGATTACCCAAGAATCCCCCACTTCAAGCAAAGGCTAAGTGGTGGGAGTGTTCAAATGGAAAATGCAAAAAAAAATACCGTCAGAGCTTTGCGCCTTTAACGGTATTTCCCAACCTGTTTGCAGCAGGACATGCTGCCATCGCTTTCGCTTACCTGAGTCCGATATCGCCGAAACGGTTGCCGATCGTCTCTGCAAACGCCTCCCGGATTGCATCAACCGCTTTTTGTTCGGTCTCCGCTGCTCTTCGGAGTAATACGCTGACCTTTCGAACGAGAGATTTATTCTTATCCTGCCAAGCCGCCGTCGAGTCTTTCATGGCCTCCTCGATTTCCGAATGAATAGTGGCCAGCCGTTCATATTCCTGAATGACATAAGGCATCCGTTCCGACAGATGCTCCAGTTCGGCGGCATATCTGGCCATATCCTGCCGCGACCCGGCATAATAACGCAACGTCAGAGCAGCCTCTTCCGGTGCGTAATTCCCCGTTTCCAGCGCCTCCACCATGGCGGCATAAGCCGCGGAACCGCAGAAGTAGTCTTCCGGGGGCAGCATCGGATCATGCACCTCCCATTTGAACACGGCCTGAATGAGCGATTCCTTGCACACCTCCCACATATCCACCGTTTCTCGGGATTCGAGCACCTGATAGTACCAGTACGGCGTGCCGTTCTCCCCGAATGCGTCATAAGGCAAACCGCGGTATTCATCCCCGTCGCTGTCGCAGATCCACAATGTTTGCTCTTCATCGTCGTATCCGGTTACGATCACGAAAGGATTGTGCCATAGAATCGCCCCCGTGCCGCGATCAATCGATGCCTTGATATCGAGCAGAGCCTGTGCGCGATAAAGCGGGAACGTAGGCTCGAACGTAAATCCGGCCGACTGGCTTGCCGTAATTCCGATCAAGTCTGCCGCGACGAATTGTTCTGCCATCCAGTTGTACGCCGTGGTCGATTCCACGCTCATACGCCGATCCGTGACAAGCCGAAAGGCGCTCGCCGTCATGCCGGCGATCATATGTCGTGGAAACGATGTCCACCCTCGATGGACTAAGAGTCGATGCAATTCAGCCGAGTACGTTCCCCTCGTTTGCGATTCCGGGCCATCCCGTATGACGGGAGGCAGGTCAAGCTTTCTTTTGCCCATGGTCCTTCCTCCTATCTTGCCGAATGCGTGCCCCAACGCGGTACGGTAGAACGTTTGCGGTCCGGGTGGCGCGCAGAGATCTGACGGAAAATGCATACGGCCCGTTCTTCAAGCTCTTGCGCCTGCGGAAGCAAATGCGCGAGATGGTGGGCCATCTCCCGTGGTATGCTCTTGGTCTGTTGTTCGCGAGAGAGGCAGCTCTTCATTTCGGACATCTGCTCCTCAAGCTGCTCGTAACACGCAAGCGCTTCGTCCAACCCGTTGCAAACAGGCCGTGCGTCACGCAAATAATGCTGAATTTCCATCCGGGAATGGCAGTAAGAATCTAGAATATAGGCCGCGCCCGCCTCATCGTATTCTCCGCCAAGCAATGCTTTACTCCAGACTTCGTACGCCTTCCTGCCAGAAGCAATCGTCTTATCCGGCAGCAGACGATAAGGTGTATCCCAGTCCTCAATCGCCAGCCTCAACGATTCAAGTATCTGTTGATCTTCGGCAATCTGAACCCGATCACCGAAGATTTGGCAGTACCAGAACCCCGTAGGATTCAGTCCAAAGTTATCGTACAACACGACCTGGGACTCTTCGCTCCACCCATCCTGCACGTAGAATACGCGATCCGTATCGTCATACCCGTAAATCACTCCGAATTCGGGAATCCAATAAATGATGCCTTTCCCCTCGTCCAAGCTCTTTCTAACCCAATTCACCGCATCTTGTTGATAATGTTCAAAAGTGGAATGCCTTGTTCGCCCGGCGTCCCACACCGTAAATATGCCCAAATTATCCATGCCTGGCTTATGGGAATCGCCCCACTGGCCATATGCCGTCACAGACATCGGCAGCAGTCGTTCATGGATGGATAACTTGAATGCCATGCCTGTATAACCAGATAATGCATACTTTGGCCCACGGAACAATTCCGCATGGGTCAATACGGCATGCAAACTGTCCGTGTAGGATTTGGATTCCCGCTTCATGCTCAGGCCTTGTAATATAACATCTGCCAATGCGAGCTCCCCTCACTTTCACTACGGATTCAACTTCCGTTCGTCCTGTCCAATCTGGCCGCCATACGTGCAATATGGTTCTGAAGCCGCTGCCTGAGCCATTTTGGGGCAAGCAGTTCTTCCCATTCGCTTGTGAACAGATGCTCTTCGAATGTATCGGCATCATAAAATTCAATGGTATGAACCCGATCCTTTCGTTCCCGAATACGGTATCCCATCCACATATCCGCGTCGCAGATTTCGAGCAGAAGGATTTCAGCCAGGAACGGTTTGCGGACGGGCAGCGGCCTTTCCCAGATGGACTGATTCGCTGCTGCATCGCAGACAAATCGTTCATCAGATAATCGGATGCGGCGCACCCCTTCCAGTCGCAGCAGCATGTTTTGAAGTGGATCCGTTTCGTAACCCGCCACATAGTCCGCATTAAACCTTGAAACAAATCCAAGCGGGCAAAACGGAAATTGGCGCTCTCCCTCATGATCCTGGTAGTGCATGTGCACTACGCGGGATTCTTTGATCGCATGTGATAACAGCTCCCTATATTGCAACTGCCTTGGAGCGGCCGAAAATGAAGGGAACGCCTCCTGGATGCCCTCACTTTCCGAATCCTCTTCGGTAAAACGCTCCAACAAATGGGCTACGCGCTTCACCGCATCAGAGCGATCATAATCGTAGTGGCGGTATCGATGCGCCAAATATTTCAGGACACGCTGTTCTTCTTCCGTCATATATAACTGGGGTAACCGATAAGTTTGATCCTCGTAACAGTACCCCCGGTATTTCGCCATGTAGACCAAGGGGGCACGGAGGGTGGCTGCCATATATTCAATGTCGCGTTGAGCCTGACGCCTGGAAATTTCGAATTCCCGGGCAAGCAGGCTGCTGTTTGGATAACGGCCGCTCCGAATCTGTTCGTCGAACCAGTGAATTCGGTGCATGTTGCTCATGGTTCTTCCCTCCCTGGTCATTGATGTGTTCTATTATAGTCTTCAGACGGTAAGGAAAACAGCGTGCTTTGCTGCCTTTCCCAGCGCTGCAGAAACCATGCAATGACCTTGGTTGTACGCATAGATGGTTTCTTTCCCCCTACTCCCTGCATCCGGTCATCGTTAAGCCTGATCGACTCTGGACTGCGCGGCCTTTGAGCATTTTTTGCAGACTTTCAGGCTCGTTCCATCCGTCTTCGTCTGCGTGTACAACAGTTTGATGCGCGTGCTTCCGCACACGGGACATGTTCCCCTTCCCCTGGAAGGAAGGTTCCACAATACGCGTCCTCTTTTCGTTTTTGCCAATGCTGGTGCCCCTTTTCTAAATTGGTTTGTCGTTCACCGTTATTATAAAGGCCATGGTACGACATAGAATGTCGCAGCAGTCGGCGTGAAACACTGGCTGACGCATAAAAAAATGCCCTTCTTCGGCTGAAGAAAGGACATCGTTCAAGATTGCTTTTCCACCGACTCGGCCGCCGCCCGCAGCAAAGGCTGCAGCAGCCCGGGAAAACGCGCCTCCAAATCCTCGGATCGCAGTGTAATGAAATGCTGCGTCCCTTGAACGCGAACCCGAATGACCCCCGCTTCACGCAGTGTCCGCATATGGTGCGACAGCGTCGATTTCACAACAGGCGCCTGGAAATAGCTGCATGGCTGTTCCCCGATGCGTGACGCTTCAACGACGATGCCAAGCCTCACAGGATCGCTCAGTGCGTGCAGGACCGTGGACAATTCAATATCTTCAGCCTGTGGATGATGTAAAATTTTCATGCAAAGGTCTCCTTTTTTACATGAGATCCATTGTATTTTAGCACAATTCCATGATATATTTCTAATGTTCGATACCAATCGAACTTAAATCGATGAAGCTTTCCCTGATTGCCAGAATCGGTTTCATTGCGATTGCACGTTTTTGCAAACATTACATCCCGTTTCTGAAACGTTCATTATTTTGCATTATTTAATATTCAACTATTTATGGATCAGGAGGTTACTTATGAGCAATACCGCAAATGCAACATCGGCAGGAAGGCCCGTCGGGATTCAGGAAGGGTTAATCGTAGGGCTGCTGGGCTTCACGGTTGTGCTCGTCGTGATGAACACGATGATGTTCAATCTAGCCTTGCCCCGGATTTCGGTTGATTTCCGTCTGTCGTCCGTCGCCTCATCCTGGATCGTTACCGGGTATTCCATCGTGTTTGCCATTTCGTCCATTACGTTTTCGCGCCTGTCCGACTTCGTGCCAATCCGCACGCTCTTTACGATCGGCCTGACCCTGCTTGGCGGTGCATCGATCCTTGGCTTTTTCAGCGATCATTTCGTTGTCCTGCTCTGCGCACGGCTGATTCAGGCTGCGGGCGCCGCATCCGTTCCCGGGCTGGCCATCGTATTGATTACGCGTTACATCCCCAGCGACCGCCGCGGCAAATCGATGGCCGTCATCATGTCAGCCAGTTCGCTTGGCCTCGGGCTTGGCCCCGTCATCGGAGGCAGCATCACCGAGTTCCTCGGTTGGCATGACCTGTTCATCGTTACTGGCTTGACCCTTGTTTTGATTCCGGTATTTTTCCGGCTGTTGCCGGGCGAAATGCCGCAAAAAGGTTCTTTTGACGTATGGGGCGCCTTGCTGCTGGCGATCGGAACGACAGGCATTCTGTTGTTCCTCACCACCCGCAGCTGGATCACGATCGTGATCGGTGCTGCTTCGCTGGTCCTGTTCTGGATCCGCATTCGCCGGGCAGCAGACCCGTTCGTGCAGCCAACGCTGTTCAAAAACAAAAAATACATGATGCTCAGCTCGCTCGGCATCGTGTCCTACATCAACAACTTTGCGACGTTATTCCTGCTGCCGCAGGTTCTGGCACATCTGTATGAATTGACGCCTGCCCAATCGGGCCTGGTTATTTTCCCGGGTGCCCTGGTGTCCATGCTGATGTCCAACCGGATCGGACGTATGATCGATCGCCACGGCAACACGCTGCTGCTCAAATTCGCGCCATGGCTGTTGCTGGCCGCCGCCGGACTTTTTGCCCTTTTCGCCGGCAGCAGTCTCTACGCGATCATGGCCGTTTACGTGCTGC contains the following coding sequences:
- a CDS encoding BtrH N-terminal domain-containing protein translates to MADVILQGLSMKRESKSYTDSLHAVLTHAELFRGPKYALSGYTGMAFKLSIHERLLPMSVTAYGQWGDSHKPGMDNLGIFTVWDAGRTRHSTFEHYQQDAVNWVRKSLDEGKGIIYWIPEFGVIYGYDDTDRVFYVQDGWSEESQVVLYDNFGLNPTGFWYCQIFGDRVQIAEDQQILESLRLAIEDWDTPYRLLPDKTIASGRKAYEVWSKALLGGEYDEAGAAYILDSYCHSRMEIQHYLRDARPVCNGLDEALACYEQLEEQMSEMKSCLSREQQTKSIPREMAHHLAHLLPQAQELEERAVCIFRQISARHPDRKRSTVPRWGTHSAR
- a CDS encoding WYL domain-containing protein, whose amino-acid sequence is MSNMHRIHWFDEQIRSGRYPNSSLLAREFEISRRQAQRDIEYMAATLRAPLVYMAKYRGYCYEDQTYRLPQLYMTEEEQRVLKYLAHRYRHYDYDRSDAVKRVAHLLERFTEEDSESEGIQEAFPSFSAAPRQLQYRELLSHAIKESRVVHMHYQDHEGERQFPFCPLGFVSRFNADYVAGYETDPLQNMLLRLEGVRRIRLSDERFVCDAAANQSIWERPLPVRKPFLAEILLLEICDADMWMGYRIRERKDRVHTIEFYDADTFEEHLFTSEWEELLAPKWLRQRLQNHIARMAARLDRTNGS
- a CDS encoding transcriptional regulator, giving the protein MKILHHPQAEDIELSTVLHALSDPVRLGIVVEASRIGEQPCSYFQAPVVKSTLSHHMRTLREAGVIRVRVQGTQHFITLRSEDLEARFPGLLQPLLRAAAESVEKQS
- a CDS encoding MFS transporter, translated to MSNTANATSAGRPVGIQEGLIVGLLGFTVVLVVMNTMMFNLALPRISVDFRLSSVASSWIVTGYSIVFAISSITFSRLSDFVPIRTLFTIGLTLLGGASILGFFSDHFVVLLCARLIQAAGAASVPGLAIVLITRYIPSDRRGKSMAVIMSASSLGLGLGPVIGGSITEFLGWHDLFIVTGLTLVLIPVFFRLLPGEMPQKGSFDVWGALLLAIGTTGILLFLTTRSWITIVIGAASLVLFWIRIRRAADPFVQPTLFKNKKYMMLSSLGIVSYINNFATLFLLPQVLAHLYELTPAQSGLVIFPGALVSMLMSNRIGRMIDRHGNTLLLKFAPWLLLAAAGLFALFAGSSLYAIMAVYVLLSVGFSALTTSVSNELSNSLTQDEVGAGMGLFQLSQFFSGAFSVAVTGVALTAMQQLSLSSAYAWIFWGMTIIALGAVVFSWAYLQMQNRKTAASKA